A window from Pokkaliibacter sp. MBI-7 encodes these proteins:
- the aroQ gene encoding gamma subclass chorismate mutase AroQ, translating to MDKVNVIGGRQAATKSRLSMVLLTMLICLGGGHRALAGSTDAATPAASGSSRPVSSNSGLANLVRLSSERLALADAVAVSKFHTGKAVEDPQRIQQQLQALVEESKQYALEPQKVKAFFSAQIEANQLVQYNLLDTYAVTPDLVGPADDLETIRQDITRINQQILSIFGAAEAELKQGDCAVKLHEAIAFQANDSDFDDLHSMALVRAFGDICRQP from the coding sequence ATGGATAAAGTGAACGTCATCGGCGGTCGGCAGGCCGCAACAAAAAGCCGGTTGAGCATGGTGTTGCTGACCATGCTGATTTGCCTCGGTGGAGGCCACAGGGCACTTGCGGGCAGTACCGATGCGGCCACTCCGGCAGCGTCCGGCAGCTCTCGTCCTGTTTCTAGCAATAGCGGGCTGGCCAATCTGGTGCGGCTGAGCAGTGAGCGGCTGGCACTGGCTGATGCCGTGGCCGTGAGCAAGTTTCATACGGGGAAGGCGGTGGAAGACCCGCAGCGTATTCAGCAGCAGTTGCAGGCGCTGGTTGAAGAGTCAAAGCAGTATGCCCTTGAGCCGCAAAAGGTGAAGGCGTTTTTCAGTGCGCAGATAGAAGCCAACCAGCTGGTGCAGTACAACCTGCTCGATACGTATGCTGTGACGCCGGATCTGGTCGGCCCAGCGGATGATCTGGAGACCATCCGACAGGACATCACCCGTATCAACCAGCAGATTCTGAGCATCTTCGGTGCGGCAGAGGCGGAGCTGAAGCAGGGGGATTGCGCGGTGAAGCTGCATGAAGCCATTGCCTTTCAGGCTAACGACAGTGATTTCGATGATCTGCACAGCATGGCGCTGGTGCGGGCGTTTGGCGATATCTGCCGACAGCCCTGA
- a CDS encoding MFS transporter: protein MFKSNEFFRERTLLRYMLGSLFSTQGVWIQRLTLGWMAWSSTHSETWVGMIAFFMFFPTVIFGPFFGVLADRINLRAGVISLNFWNSLLSAAMALMIARGWHDPYLLLGFALLLGLTTSVYQPMRLALVSDLVFNPKYLQRAVASNSIIFNTSRFIGPALAGIIINHWGNATAFAVTAAFYLPMPLLLMRAKLNASARASDDSRKSKKKEGVLSEFRSGLNYARSNEFILCLLLVTLFTTVFARAFLELLPALVQSWFNQGVSELAMLTSSAGIAAVISGVWLSGLKQRNTMLAATRWGSIITAIVVILMGSYQNFHYGLLVIAGLAFFSTMAGIGSQTLIQMTVDRAFRGRVVSLWGAIVMGGASVGSLMLGTLMEHLGNRPVMIGAGILSLLTSIWVSRRLQKAAEDSTSAEAEAMAAGMVAK, encoded by the coding sequence TTGTTTAAATCCAACGAGTTTTTCCGCGAACGCACCCTGCTGCGCTATATGCTGGGGTCGCTGTTCTCTACCCAGGGGGTATGGATTCAGCGGCTGACACTGGGGTGGATGGCGTGGTCATCCACTCACTCTGAAACCTGGGTAGGCATGATTGCCTTCTTCATGTTCTTCCCCACGGTGATCTTCGGGCCTTTCTTCGGGGTGCTGGCGGATCGCATCAACCTGCGTGCAGGCGTCATCAGTCTCAATTTCTGGAATTCGCTTTTGTCTGCCGCCATGGCGCTGATGATCGCCCGCGGCTGGCATGATCCCTATCTGCTGTTGGGGTTTGCCCTGTTGCTGGGCCTGACCACCAGCGTTTATCAGCCGATGCGGCTGGCGCTGGTCTCTGATCTGGTGTTCAACCCCAAATACCTGCAACGGGCCGTCGCATCCAACTCCATCATCTTCAATACCTCGCGCTTTATCGGCCCGGCGCTGGCCGGAATCATCATCAACCACTGGGGTAACGCTACTGCCTTTGCGGTGACGGCAGCGTTCTATCTGCCGATGCCGCTGCTGTTGATGCGGGCCAAACTGAACGCCTCTGCCCGAGCCTCCGATGACAGCCGCAAGAGCAAGAAGAAGGAAGGGGTGCTCAGCGAGTTCCGCTCCGGCCTGAACTATGCCCGCAGCAACGAGTTCATCCTGTGCCTGTTGCTGGTCACATTATTTACTACCGTGTTTGCCCGTGCGTTTCTGGAGCTGCTGCCAGCACTGGTACAGAGCTGGTTCAATCAGGGAGTATCCGAGCTGGCGATGCTGACCTCATCAGCTGGTATTGCTGCGGTTATCTCCGGTGTGTGGCTGTCTGGTCTGAAGCAGCGCAATACCATGCTGGCCGCGACCCGCTGGGGTTCGATCATCACCGCCATCGTGGTGATCCTGATGGGCAGCTATCAGAACTTTCACTACGGTTTGCTGGTCATTGCCGGCCTGGCGTTTTTCAGCACCATGGCCGGTATTGGCTCCCAGACCCTGATTCAGATGACCGTTGACCGTGCCTTTCGTGGCCGGGTAGTCAGCCTGTGGGGAGCCATTGTGATGGGCGGTGCCTCGGTAGGCAGCCTGATGCTGGGTACGCTGATGGAGCATCTGGGCAACCGTCCGGTGATGATCGGTGCCGGGATACTCAGCCTGCTGACATCGATCTGGGTCAGCCGTCGCTTGCAGAAGGCCGCAGAGGACAGCACCAGCGCAGAGGCTGAAGCCATGGCTGCGGGAATGGTGGCCAAATAG
- a CDS encoding 5-methyltetrahydropteroyltriglutamate--homocysteine S-methyltransferase, translating into MAKFTLPYRAEQVGSLLRPQALQDARQAFAQGKLDIAALRSVENLEIAKIVRKQEEIGLKSISDGEFRRTYFHLDFLQQLDGVSVTGNIAANPSAKRSDDGFTPPKLSVTGKLRHARNIEVDNFTFLQSQIRQGTAKVAMPSPTMVHFRGGRAAIDIASYPDLDPFFEDLAQCYRDELNALYQAGCRYVQLDDTNLAYLCDPKMRAAAEQRGEDLSQLPHRYAELINAAISQRPADMVVGIHLCRGNFRSTWFAEGGYDAVAEVLFNELDVNTYFLEYDDERSGDFSPLRFVPDNKSVVLGVVSSKIAQLEDQGFIINRIQDAARYMPLDNLCLSPQCGFSSTCHGNDLSEQQQWDKLRLVVDVAREVWGDR; encoded by the coding sequence ATGGCCAAGTTCACCCTGCCCTACCGTGCCGAGCAAGTCGGCAGTCTGTTACGTCCGCAGGCACTGCAGGATGCCCGTCAGGCTTTCGCGCAAGGCAAGCTGGATATCGCCGCCCTGCGCAGCGTAGAGAATCTGGAGATCGCCAAGATTGTCAGAAAGCAGGAAGAGATCGGCCTGAAGAGCATCAGCGATGGCGAGTTCCGCCGTACCTACTTCCATCTGGATTTTCTGCAGCAGCTGGACGGTGTCAGCGTGACCGGCAACATCGCCGCCAACCCCAGTGCCAAACGCAGTGATGACGGCTTCACCCCGCCAAAACTGAGCGTGACCGGCAAGTTACGCCATGCGCGCAACATCGAAGTGGACAACTTTACTTTCCTGCAGAGCCAAATCCGGCAGGGCACCGCCAAGGTCGCCATGCCCTCCCCCACCATGGTGCATTTCCGCGGTGGTCGGGCAGCCATCGACATCGCCTCCTACCCTGACCTTGATCCCTTCTTTGAGGATCTGGCGCAGTGCTATCGCGATGAGCTGAATGCGCTGTATCAGGCAGGTTGCCGCTATGTGCAGCTGGATGACACCAACCTGGCCTATCTGTGCGACCCCAAGATGCGCGCTGCTGCTGAACAACGGGGTGAAGACCTGAGCCAGCTGCCGCACCGTTACGCCGAACTGATCAACGCCGCCATCAGCCAGCGCCCCGCCGACATGGTGGTAGGCATTCATCTGTGCCGCGGTAACTTCCGCAGCACCTGGTTTGCCGAAGGCGGCTACGATGCCGTTGCCGAAGTGCTGTTCAATGAGCTGGACGTCAACACCTACTTCCTGGAGTACGACGACGAACGCTCAGGCGATTTCTCACCACTGCGCTTCGTCCCCGACAACAAGTCGGTGGTACTCGGCGTGGTGTCCAGCAAGATTGCCCAGCTGGAAGATCAGGGCTTTATCATCAACCGCATTCAGGATGCCGCCCGCTACATGCCGCTGGACAACCTGTGCCTGAGCCCACAGTGCGGCTTCTCAAGCACCTGCCACGGCAATGATCTGAGCGAACAGCAGCAATGGGACAAACTCAGGCTGGTGGTGGATGTCGCCCGCGAAGTCTGGGGTGACCGCTAG
- the grxB gene encoding glutaredoxin 2: MKLYVYDHCPFCVRAAMVAGYKDVDLQIVPLLNDDEASCHQLIGKKMVPILAWDDQAMGESLDIAKKLDEIGSGVKLMRAPTDYQSITAVISSVQRSISCLLFPRNIQAGLPEFATQSARDYFQRNKEPMIEQSFATAMADTALHKQRVETMLASLPHLSLPSENGDTLGWDDVMIYPTLRNLTLVQDLQIPQQVRDYLQEIAALTRTELYYAIAI, encoded by the coding sequence ATGAAGTTATATGTCTACGACCACTGTCCGTTCTGTGTTCGTGCAGCCATGGTGGCAGGCTATAAGGATGTCGATCTGCAGATCGTGCCCTTGCTCAATGATGATGAGGCGAGCTGCCATCAGCTGATTGGCAAGAAGATGGTACCTATTCTGGCGTGGGATGATCAGGCGATGGGGGAAAGCCTGGATATTGCCAAGAAGCTGGATGAAATTGGATCCGGTGTGAAGCTGATGCGAGCCCCTACTGACTATCAGAGCATCACCGCCGTGATCAGCAGTGTGCAGCGTTCCATCAGCTGCCTGCTGTTCCCTCGCAATATTCAGGCTGGTCTGCCGGAGTTTGCTACGCAGTCTGCCCGCGATTATTTTCAGCGCAATAAAGAGCCGATGATCGAGCAGTCCTTTGCCACCGCGATGGCCGATACCGCATTGCATAAGCAGCGAGTGGAAACCATGCTGGCCAGCCTGCCGCATCTGTCACTGCCTTCGGAGAACGGTGACACCCTGGGCTGGGACGATGTGATGATTTACCCCACTCTGCGTAATCTCACGCTGGTGCAGGATCTGCAGATCCCCCAGCAGGTGCGCGACTATCTGCAGGAGATAGCCGCGCTGACCCGGACCGAGCTGTATTACGCCATCGCAATCTGA
- a CDS encoding RecQ family ATP-dependent DNA helicase: MSQSQPLTGLEQQLQQYFGFAEFRQGQREVISAVAEGHSAMAIFPTGSGKSLCYQLAALQLPHLTLVVSPLLALIQDQLEFLQQKGIAAASIDSSQSRDATSHTMEEVRQGKIKILMISVERLKNERFRRFISQVPLSLLVVDEAHCISEWGHNFRPDYLKLPEYQRQLAIPQALLLTATATPAVIEDMASKFAIRPEHIQVTGFYRANLHLHIRPVNSAQRDQALLAVLHKTPESAAVVYVTLQQTAERVAGFLQAQGLAAEAYHAGLGNELRQLIQQRFMDGRSRIIVATIAFGMGIDKGDIRQVVHYDLPKSVENYSQEIGRAGRDGQPSLCTLLGSREELQVLENFVYGDTPQVDGIRSVLQTIATEAEQQVWETTLYRLSERSNIRQLPLKTLLVYLELRGVIQPLYSYFADYRFQLQEDKDRLLARFNPERQQFIQTLFEHAKLGRSWYSLDFDSFNQAHPGQRQRLVAALEYMDERGWLTLEAKQMTEAYRVLPHPGLAHDDAITTLAQQLSEQFQLKENKEIDRITGMIGLFESDHCISQRLASYFGDQQAPQHCGHCSVCHGRVAQLPEPVALPPLQPEQLSSALTDLQSKMNTTADRHTLACFLCGISLPALTKLRANRLMGYGSLQEYGFAAVRQQLASLEKGE, from the coding sequence GTGTCTCAATCGCAGCCACTCACAGGCCTGGAACAACAACTACAGCAGTATTTTGGGTTTGCTGAGTTTCGTCAGGGCCAGCGCGAGGTGATCAGCGCCGTTGCCGAAGGGCATTCCGCCATGGCGATCTTCCCGACCGGCTCCGGAAAATCCCTGTGCTATCAGCTGGCGGCACTGCAGCTCCCTCATCTGACCCTGGTGGTATCTCCCCTGCTGGCGCTGATTCAGGACCAGCTGGAATTCCTGCAGCAGAAAGGCATTGCGGCGGCCTCCATCGATTCCAGCCAGAGCCGGGACGCCACGTCACACACCATGGAGGAGGTACGTCAGGGCAAGATCAAAATCCTGATGATCTCGGTTGAACGCCTGAAGAATGAACGCTTCCGTCGCTTTATCAGTCAGGTGCCGCTGTCACTGCTGGTGGTGGATGAGGCGCACTGTATTTCCGAATGGGGCCATAATTTCCGCCCGGATTATCTCAAGCTGCCGGAGTATCAGCGCCAGCTGGCTATTCCTCAGGCTCTGCTGCTGACGGCCACTGCCACGCCTGCCGTGATCGAAGACATGGCCAGTAAATTTGCCATTCGCCCTGAGCATATCCAGGTGACCGGCTTCTACCGCGCCAATCTGCACCTGCATATCCGCCCGGTCAACAGCGCTCAGCGTGATCAGGCCCTGCTGGCGGTGCTGCACAAGACGCCTGAGTCCGCTGCCGTGGTCTACGTCACCCTGCAGCAGACGGCTGAACGGGTCGCCGGCTTTTTGCAGGCGCAGGGTCTCGCTGCCGAGGCGTATCACGCCGGGCTCGGTAATGAGTTACGCCAGCTGATTCAGCAGCGTTTTATGGATGGGCGCAGCCGTATCATCGTCGCCACCATCGCCTTTGGGATGGGGATCGACAAGGGCGATATTCGTCAGGTGGTGCACTACGATTTGCCCAAATCGGTGGAAAACTACAGTCAGGAAATCGGCCGTGCCGGGCGTGATGGTCAGCCTTCACTCTGTACGCTGCTGGGCAGCCGCGAAGAGCTGCAGGTGCTGGAAAACTTCGTCTATGGCGATACTCCACAGGTCGACGGCATCCGCTCGGTATTGCAGACCATCGCCACCGAAGCGGAGCAGCAGGTGTGGGAAACCACCCTCTACCGTTTGTCCGAGCGCAGCAATATTCGCCAGCTGCCGCTGAAAACGCTGTTGGTTTATCTCGAACTGCGTGGCGTGATCCAGCCGCTGTACAGCTACTTTGCGGATTACCGCTTCCAGTTGCAGGAAGACAAGGACCGCCTGCTGGCCCGCTTCAACCCTGAACGCCAGCAATTCATCCAGACACTGTTTGAGCACGCGAAGCTGGGGCGCAGCTGGTACAGCCTGGATTTCGACAGTTTCAATCAGGCTCATCCCGGCCAGCGGCAGCGGCTGGTTGCCGCACTGGAATATATGGATGAGAGAGGCTGGCTGACACTGGAAGCCAAGCAGATGACCGAAGCCTATCGCGTGCTGCCCCACCCCGGTCTGGCCCATGACGACGCCATAACGACGCTGGCGCAACAACTGTCAGAACAGTTTCAGCTCAAAGAAAACAAGGAAATTGACCGGATAACCGGGATGATCGGGCTGTTTGAAAGCGACCATTGCATCAGTCAGCGTCTGGCCAGTTACTTTGGTGACCAGCAGGCACCGCAGCACTGTGGCCACTGCTCCGTGTGCCATGGTCGTGTGGCACAACTGCCCGAGCCTGTGGCGCTGCCGCCCTTGCAGCCTGAACAGCTGAGCAGCGCCCTGACCGATCTGCAGAGCAAGATGAACACCACTGCAGACCGCCACACGCTGGCCTGTTTTCTCTGTGGCATCAGCCTGCCAGCCCTGACCAAACTGCGGGCCAACCGCCTGATGGGCTATGGCAGCCTGCAGGAGTACGGCTTCGCCGCCGTGCGCCAGCAGCTGGCCAGTCTGGAAAAGGGCGAATAA